In a genomic window of Quercus lobata isolate SW786 chromosome 4, ValleyOak3.0 Primary Assembly, whole genome shotgun sequence:
- the LOC115986551 gene encoding transcriptional activator DEMETER isoform X2 produces MNFRGGVLIPPDKQLQFMDSWIPVTPEKPIPTRSHPIPVDRLGNQLGTPNWHLAGEVQNCNGFVQNLNPIGQVVQNGGCYGYDGGLAEKTRMIDHIVSPYTQTFDNDTTGWKTNPITQLLLMQNADFLATANRGLNRSVNIASDRPLIPNSRSQVDCNQRQNHSGTLFLNNQNHHSGYTPLSNLANTPLIPNMHAQVENGRDSYLGSLFLSNQNHYSGSKSVSNVDSFSQIPLNGFLVPHQPYYDLNSPPKESDAVSGVTDTLQFRPITLTPDQVSKLENNQLSATLDFTRNEISSYEKDKETLVTSTENQVPQQRSDELLQSIVDSSPAAISTLHQENKDSEKGDLGIDLNKTPQQKPPRRRKHRPKVITEGKPKRTRKPATPKATAENPTGKRKYVRKNVQKEPITEHADATRGMTDPKDGTAVKSCRRVLNFDLENTRDESQGKVDGQQDLQHRNQRTFILNSDTQATQLCSGTYSVKSAVQIDQRNELMVEYQPPGTISSLTPSMNPLQTDYRSLQEWRASVAQLATTKDRQIEDLRAIERNVEKGYTYPTQNRCRNGFTPIQQQIHAEGMDQVVFQAKTNRESIEKAMSTPQPVQNFQSNLSAARGYKRQHSHTTEHVNPSIKNPMGSLLCQEIPQVHECHRNGCIVSTGFSESHKKKKIESGFHKNISGMHCVTAVEDGWGKVRAKHGHDTNANDSTTKMNHEILNSYLESNEIALRLSEVNKFTIDRTNHSMAARNFLPMQQFSSELHSHTERMGETNSLTLVQSFPSLADIQDHNLHQQSPPKQVPELENGQLLQTSSVKSARRNKKLKNPDANYDLQKSSAKTQGPPAYHTPIDEITYKMEGLHLNEGSNKLIGQEHKALVLYKGDGALVPYGEVEFLKKRKPRPKVDLDPETNRLWNLLMGKEGTEGLDGTDKEKEKWWEEERKVFRGRADSFIARMHLVQGDRRFSRWKGSVVDSVIGVFLTQNVSDHLSSSAFMSLAARFPLKSTSNNRTCDNIGTDTLVEESEVCIINQDDTTRCLEKVSSQTIYNGSYMAHHELTEHQRDNETTGIERRSLMDAHSQSMEEEVISSQDSFDSSIIQGTGGLRSSSGSNSEAEDFINGGKHSEVYFPTLTNLLQMEKTTFQEFYSHENSCPLMDEGSRYGHKQSEYIEHGQKMSRLDRDDSNGPSAFTYPNNPDNLQMQVQVAASDNYHSHMIPDSRVPEVEDFEALSEESISPWSSTAKDANGKGFRTKEQERSRAKNTVQQNGQLQCQDTPRMGPYVPLSNHSEQQESISQPVLHTVHNQPSCHNHQHDMKALQLQTPSFTEPVQPADALSKSQNNAMQHVLSVPKLTETAEERTSVVNKQIHLENGLFEPNSNGQAYSSVQAYSGTNAKISKAKKGKVENEKKSTFDWDSLRMQVPANSRNNERSRDALDSLDYEAVRCANVLEISNAIKERGMNNMLAERIKAFLNRVVSDHGSIDLEWLRDVPPDKAKDYLLSIRGLGLKSVECVRLLTLHHLAFPVDTNVGRIAVRLGWVPLQPLPESLQLHLLELYPMLESIQKYLWPRLCKLDQRTLYELHYQLITFGKVFCTKSKPNCNACPMRGECRHFASAFASARLALPGPEEKSIVSSSVPIATERNPAVVINPMQLPPPENNSLKVTGYESRTCEPIIEEPATPEQECIEATESDIEDAFYEDPDEIPIIKLNIKEFTTNLQNYMQENMELQEVDMSKALVAINPSIPTPKLKNVSRLRTEHQVYELPDSHPLLEGMDRREPDDPSPYLLAIWTPGETANSIQPPERTCGSQEPNKLCNEKTCFSCNSVREANAQTVRGTLLIPCRTAMRGSFPLNGTYFQVNEVFADNESSQNPIDVPRSWIWNLPRRTVYFGTSVSTIFKGLSTEGIQYCFWKGFVCVRGFDQKTRAPRPLKARLHYPASKLVKTKNENKR; encoded by the exons ATGAATTTTAGAGGAGGAGTTTTGATTCCACCTGATAAGCAACTTCAATTTATGGATTCTTGGATACCTGTCACACCAGAAAAGCCAATTCCAACAAGATCTCATCCGATCCCAGTCGACCGGCTCGGGAACCAACTGGGGACACCAAATTGGCATCTGGCCGGAGAGGTGCAGAATTGCAATGGGTTCGTGCAAAATTTGAACCCAATTGGACAGGTAGTTCAGAATGGAGGATGCTATGGCTATGATGGAGGCTTGGCTGAGAAAACCCGGATGATTGATCACATTGTAAGCCCCTATACTCAGACCTTTGATAATGACACCACTGGTTGGAAGACTAACCCAATAACACAGCTTCTGCTAATGCAGAATGCAGATTTTCTAGCCACTGCAAACAGAGGCCTCAACAGAAGTGTAAACATTGCCTCAGATAGACCTCTGATTCCAAATTCGCGTTCTCAAGTTGACTGCAACCAGAGACAGAATCACTCTGGTACTCTGTTTCTCAACAACCAGAATCACCACTCTGGTTATACCCCCTTGAGTAATTTGGCAAATACACCTCTGATTCCGAATATGCATGCTCAAGTTGAAAATGGAAGAGATTCATATCTGGGTAGCTTGTTTCTCAGCAATCAAAATCACTACTCTGGTTCAAAGTCAGTGAGCAacgttgacagcttctcccagATTCCTCTGA ATGGATTCCTTGTACCACACCAACCGTACTATGATCTGAATTCTCCACCAAAAGAATCAGATGCTGTCTCTGGTGTTACCGACACCCTCCAGTTCAGACCAATAACATTAACACCAGATCAAGTCAGCAAGTTGGAGAACAACCAGCTTTCTGCAACATTGGACTTCACAAGAAATGAAATCTCAAGTTATGAGAAAGACAAGGAGACTTTAGTCACATCAACAGAAAACCAGGTACCTCAGCAACGTAGTGATGAACTCTTGCAGAGCATTGTAGACTCGTCACCTGCTGCCATTTCTACACTACACCAGGAAAACAAAGATTCTGAGAAGGGAGATTTAGGCATTGATCTGAACAAGACACCTCAACAGAAACCACCAAGACGAAGAAAACACAGGCCCAAGGTAATCACTGAAGGCAAACCCAAAAGAACTAGGAAGCCTGCAACTCCAAAAGCTACTGCAGAGAACCCAACAGGGAAGAGAAAATATGTACGTAAGAATGTTCAGAAAGAACCAATAACTGAACATGCAGATGCTACAAGGGGGATGACAGATCCTAAAGATGGAACTGCAGTAAAATCATGCAGAAGAGTTTTAAATTTTGACTTGGAGAATACCAGAGATGAAAGCCAGGGCAAAGTAGATGGTCAGCAAGATTTGCAGCATAGAAATCAAAGGACCTTCATTTTGAATTCAGACACTCAAGCTACACAATTGTGCTCTGGAACATATAGTGTGAAGTCAGCTGTGCAGATAGACCAACGGAATGAATTAATGGTAGAATACCAGCCACCTGGAACCATAAGCAGCCTAACCCCTTCCATGAATCCGTTACAGACTGACTATAGATCACTGCAAGAATGGCGAGCAAGTGTAGCCCAATTAGCTACAACAAAAGACCGGCAAATAGAAGATTTACGTGCCATTGAGAGAAATGTAGAAAAGGGATATACTTATCCCACCCAGAACAGGTGCAGAAATGGATTCACTCCCATACAGCAACAAATTCATGCAGAAGGAATGGACCAAGTTGTCTTTCAAGCGAAAACTAATCGTGAAAGCATTGAGAAAGCAATGTCCACCCCTCAACcagtacaaaattttcaatccaaTTTGAGTGCAGCAAGGGGGTACAAGAGACAACATTCTCACACTACGGAGCACGTGAATCCCAGTATCAAAAACCCAATGGGCTCATTGTTGTGCCAAGAGATACCTCAAGTGCATGAATGTCACAGAAATGGTTGCATTGTTAGCACGGGTTTTTCAGAAAGccacaaaaagaagaaaattgagaGTGGATTCCATAAAAACATCTCTGGAATGCATTGTGTTACAGCAGTTGAAGATGGTTGGGGAAAAGTTAGGGCAAAACATGGGCATGATACCAATGCAAATGACAGTACTACAAAAATGAACCATGAAATTTTGAACTCCTACTTAGAAAGTAACGAAATTGCATTGAGATTAAGTGAGGTAAACAAATTTACCATTGACAGGACCAATCACTCCATGGCTGCCAGAAACTTTCTGCCAATGCAACAGTTTTCATCTGAACTGCATTCACACACAGAAAGGATGGGAGAGACCAACAGCCTAACTCTGGTCCAAAGCTTTCCTTCCCTAGCTGACATTCAGGATCATAACCTGCACCAGCAATCCCCCCCAAAACAAGTTCCTGAACTGGAGAATGGACAGTTACTCCAAACTTCCAGTGTGAAGTCAGCTAGAAGAAATAAAAAGCTGAAAAACCCAGATGCCAATTATGATCTTCAGAAATCCTCAGCAAAAACACAAG GTCCACCAGCATACCACACACCTATTGATGAGATAACATATAAAATGGAGGGTCTTCATCTTAACGAGGGAAGCAACAAATTGATAGGGCAAGAGCATAAAGCACTTGTCCTATACAAAGGAGATGGTGCACTTGTTCCATATGGAGAGGTCGAATTTTTGAAGAAACGTAAGCCACGGCCTAAAGTAGACCTTGACCCAGAAACAAATAGACTTTGGAATCTTTTGATGGGTAAAGAAGGAACCGAAGGCCTTGACGGAACTGACAAGGAGAAGGAGAAATGGTGGGAAGAGGAAAGGAAAGTTTTTCGTGGCCGAGCTGACTCATTTATTGCAAGAATGCACCTTGTTCAAG GAGATAGACGCTTCTCGCGATGGAAAGGATCAGTTGTTGACTCAGTGATAGGAGTCTTCCTTACCCAAAATGTTTCAGACCATCTTTCAag TTCTGCCTTCATGTCTCTGGCAGCACGATTTCCTCTCAAGTCAACAAGCAACAACAGGACATGCGACAACATTGGGACAGACACACTAGTCGAGGAATCAGAAGTCTGCATTATAAATCAAGATGACACCACCAGATGTCTTGAAAAGGTATCAAGTCAAACAATCTACAATGGAAGCTATATGGCACACCATGAATTAACAGAGCATCAAAGAGACAATGAAACCACAGGAATAGAAAGGAGGAGCCTAATGGATGCACATAGTCAGAGCATGGAGGAAGAAGTCATATCATCACAAGATtcttttgattcctcaatcATTCAAGGCACTGGAGGACTAAGATCCTCCTCAGGCTCCAATTCAGAAGCAGAAGATTTTATAAATGGGGGCAAACACAGTGAGGTTTATTTTCCAACTTTAACAAATCTTCTACAGATGGAGAAGACCACATTCCAGGAATTTTACAGCCATGAAAACAGTTGTCCACTTATGGATGAGGGATCCAGGTATGGGCATAAGCAGTCCGAATATATAGAGCATGGCCAGAAAATGTCAAGATTGGACAGAGATGATTCCAATGGACCTTCTGCATTTACTTATCCAAACAATCCTGACAATTTACAAATGCAAGTACAAGTGGCTGCTTCAGATAACTACCATTCGCACATGATCCCAGACTCTAGAGTACCTGAAGTAGAGGATTTTGAAGCATTGAGTGAGGAAAGCATATCCCCCTGGTCTTCAACTGCAAAAGATGCAAATGGCAAAGGCTTTAGGACCAAAGAACAGGAAAGAAGCAGAGCTAAAAACACAGTGCAACAGAATGGGCAATTGCAGTGTCAAGATACCCCAAGAATGGGCCCATATGTACCATTAAGCAACCACTCAGAGCAACAAGAAAGTATTTCTCAACCAGTACTACACACTGTACATAATCAACCATCCTGCCACAACCATCAACATGATATGAAGGCCCTTCAATTGCAAACCCCATCATTTACAGAACCTGTACAACCTGCTGATGCACTGTCTAAAAGCCAGAATAATGCCATGCAGCATGTCCTAAGTGTCCCTAAACTCACTGAAACTGCAGAGGAGAGAACCTCTGTAGTAAATAAGCAAATACACTTGGAAAATGGATTGTTTGAACCAAATTCAAATGGGCAAGCTTATTCTTCTGTTCAAGCATATAGTGgaacaaatgcaaaaatttcaaaagcaaaaaaaggaaAGGTGGAGAACGAGAAAAAAAGTACATTCGACTGGGACAGTTTAAGAATGCAAGTGCCAGCCAATAGTAGGAACAACGAAAGAAGCAGAGATGCACTTGACTCACTGGACTATGAAGCAGTAAGATGTGCAAATGTTCTTGAGATATCTAACGCTATAAAAGAGCGGGGGATGAATAATATGCTAGCAGAACGAATCAAG GCATTCCTAAACCGAGTGGTTAGTGATCATGGAAGTATTGATCTGGAATGGTTAAGAGATGTTCCCCCTGATAAAGCAAA GGATTATCTGTTAAGCATACGAGGGCTCGGGTTGAAAAGTGTAGAGTGTGTGCGGCTTTTAACACTCCATCATCTTGCTTTTCCA GTTGACACTAATGTTGGAAGGATAGCAGTTCGATTGGGCTGGGTTCCTCTCCAACCCTTGCCTGAGTCACTTCAGTTACACCTCCTAGAACT GTATCCAATGCTGGAGtcaattcaaaaatatttgtgGCCAAGATTATGCAAACTTGATCAACGAACACT GTATGAACTGCACTACCAGTTGATTACTTTTGGAAAG GTTTTCTGCACAAAAAGTAAACCAAATTGCAATGCTTGTCCAATGAGAGGAGAGTGCAGACACTTTGCAAGTGCTTTCGCAAG TGCAAGGCTTGCCCTGCCAGGGCCAGAAGAGAAGAGTATTGTGAGTTCATCTGTTCCCATTGCAACCGAGAGAAACCCTGCAGTAGTCATCAACCCCATGCAATTACCTCCACCTGAGAACAACTCACTGAAAGTAACAGGATATGAAAGCCGCAC ATGCGAGCCAATCATTGAAGAACCAGCAACACCAGAACAAGAATGCATAGAGGCAACAGAAAGCGACATTGAGGATGCATTCTATGAGGATCCTGATGAAATTCCTATCATCAAACTCAACATTAAAGAGTTCACAACGAATCTTCAAAATTACATGCAAGAGAACATGGAACTTCAAGAAGTTGACATGTCCAAGGCTTTGGTTGCCATAAATCCTTCTATCCCTACACCCAAACTGAAGAATGTGAGTCGGCTACGAACAGAGCACCAAGT GTATGAACTTCCAGATTCACATCCACTCTTGGAGGGG ATGGACAGACGAGAACCTGATGATCCAAGCCCATACCTTCTTGCTATATGGACACCAG GTGAAACTGCAAATTCAATTCAACCACCTGAAAGAACGTGTGGATCACAAGAACCTAACAAATTGTGCAATGAGAAGACATGTTTTTCATGCAATAGTGTAAGAGAAGCTAATGCACAAACAGTCAGAGGGACACTGCTG ATACCATGCAGAACAGCAATGAGAGGAAGCTTTCCACTCAACGGTACCTACTTTCAAGTTAATGAG GTATTTGCAGATAATGAATCTAGCCAGAATCCAATTGATGTTCCAAGATCATGGATATGGAATTTGCCAAGACGGACTGTATACTTTGGAACCTCTGTATCAACAATTTTCAAAG GCCTATCAACTGAGGGAATTCAATACTGCTTTTGGAAAG GATTTGTTTGTGTGAGAGGATTTGACCAAAAAACACGAGCACCGCGACCTCTAAAGGCCAGATTGCACTACCCAGCAAGTAAGTtggtcaaaacaaaaaatgagaacaaaagaTAA